Proteins from a single region of Gasterosteus aculeatus chromosome Y, fGasAcu3.hap1.1, whole genome shotgun sequence:
- the LOC120809072 gene encoding histone H2A-like translates to MSGRGKTGGKARAKAKTRSSRAGLQFPVGRVHRHLRKGNYAQRVGAGAPVYLAAVLEYLTAEILELAGNAARDNKKTRIIPRHLQLAVRNDEELNKLLGGVTIAQGGVLPNIQAVLLPKKTEKPAKK, encoded by the coding sequence ATGAGCGGCAGAGGCAAAACCGGTGGAAAGGCCCGAgcgaaggcaaagacccgctcctctcgtgctggactccagttcccagtcggtcgcgtccacagacatctgcgcaaagggaactatgcgcagcgtgtcggcgcaggagcccccgtctacctggcggccgtgctggagtacctgaccgctgagatcctggagctggctggaaatgctgcccgcgacaacaagaagacccgcatcatcccgcgtcacctgcagctggctgtccgcaacgacgaggagctcaacaagctgctgggcggagtgaccatcgctcagggcggcgtgctgcccaacatccaggcggtgctgctgcccaagaagaccgagaagcccgccaagaagtaA